The following are encoded together in the Triticum dicoccoides isolate Atlit2015 ecotype Zavitan chromosome 6B, WEW_v2.0, whole genome shotgun sequence genome:
- the LOC119324134 gene encoding glucan endo-1,3-beta-glucosidase 12-like, whose amino-acid sequence MLRERWQGCVLILVLLLLSNASGTSLGENTILPSNSKQTRQARVCDGADHRLLRSLANTGEEVMVTIPNSHLQHIAEFREEARLWVATNVAPFLPATMITHVLAGDDALSSVSPGDTAYSLVPAMRNIHAALVAAGLDGRIKVSTTLSAVPLAPSWSAGIPGRVLRFLGETGSPLFLLKARVSEAAVDDARVSDVYAAMLALGFSGIPVITAQSEELGGALVYHSYLYGRRPMTAGGGGRRSLATGTFCVALQNADPTALQAGLSWACGQGQADCSAVQPGGACYKQNNVAALASYAYNDYYQKSASTGATCSFNGTATTTATDPSSGSCVFAGSTMAGDSTSNSSVPSASAPTSLGAPPSDDLTPPVGSSPPSDFGPPAADTAPPTSFDAPPGGFGPPSSFGPPSVFGSPPSTFGPPGSLSGSGSFGPSGTLEPYGIGCRHVASLAASTLLSAIVLAVLCASPDLM is encoded by the exons ATGTTGCGCGAGAGATGGCAGGGATGCGTTCTCATTCTCGTCCTGCTTCTTCTCTCCAACGCATCAG GCACTTCTCTGGGGGAGAACACGATCCTCCCTTCGAATTCTAAGCAGACCAGGCAAGCGCGCGTGTGCGACGGAGCAGACCACCGGCTGCTGCGGTCCCTCGCCAACACCGGCGAAGAGGTCATGGTCACCATCCCCAACTCACATTTGCAGCACATCGCCGAGTTCCGGGAAGAGGCCCGGCTCTGGGTCGCCACCAACGTGGCGCCGTTCCTCCCGGCAACCATGATCACGCACGTCCTGGCGGGAGACGACGCCCTGTCGTCTGTCTCCCCTGGGGACACCGCCTACTCGCTGGTCCCCGCCATGCGGAACATCCACGCCGCGCTTGTCGCCGCAGGACTCGACGGCCGCATCAAGGTGTCCACCACGCTGTCCGCGGTGCCGCTCGCCCCGTCGTGGTCCGCCGGCATCCCGGGGCGCGTCCTGCGGTTCCTGGGGGAGACCGGCTCGCCCTTGTTCCTCCTCAAGGCTCGCGTGTCCGAGGCCGCTGTAGATGACGCCAGGGTCAGCGACGTGTATGCCGCAATGCTGGCGCTGGGCTTCTCGGGCATCCCGGTGATCACCGCTCAGTCAGAGGAGCTCGGTGGCGCGCTGGTGTACCACAGCTACTTGTATGGCCGTCGTCCCATGACCGCCGGTGGAGGTGGGAGGCGGTCGCTGGCGACGGGGACGTTCTGCGTGGCGCTCCAGAATGCGGACCCGACAGCGCTGCAGGCGGGGCTGAGCTGGGCGTGCGGGCAGGGACAGGCCGACTGCTCGGCGGTGCAGCCCGGAGGGGCGTGCTACAAGCAGAACAACGTGGCGGCGCTGGCCTCCTATGCCTACAATGACTACTACCAGAAGAGCGCCAGCACCGGCGCCACCTGCTCCTTCAAcggcaccgccaccaccaccgccactgATCCCA GCTCAGGATCGTGCGTCTTCGCAGGAAG CACCATGGCAGGAGACTCCACCTCCAACTCGAGCGTGCCTAGCGCGAGCGCTCCGACGAGCCTCGGCGCCCCTCCGTCAGACGATCTCACTCCTCCGGTCGGCTCGAGCCCTCCATCCGATTTCGGGCCCCCGGCAGCCGACACGGCCCCTCCGACGAGCTTTGACGCTCCCCCAGGTGGCTTCGGACCACCGTCTAGCTTCGGTCCCCCGTCTGTGTTCGGCAGCCCGCCATCGACGTTCGGCCCGCCCGGGAGCTTAAGCGGGAGCGGGAGCTTCGGGCCGAGCGGCACCCTCGAGCCTTACGGCATCGGGTGTCGCCACGTCGCCTCTTTGGCTGCCTCCACTCTTCTGTCCGCCATTGTTCTTGCCGTCCTTTGTGCCTCACCAGATCTGATGTAA